TGATGGTGGTGAGAGTGGGAATGCCGTGTTTCCTTGGCTTCCCGCACAGATGATGTTTCACTCCGTTTGGTTTTAGGTGGAGTAAGGCTCTTGTCTCTCCTAAGGTCTGTCTCAGAGATGCTGCGCTTTACTATGGCTTCCTCGCCAATACGTACAGTAATCTGGCACAGGGGCCCTGCCTCTTTGACCTGTGACCCTACAGATGCTGACATCTGCTTTGAGTTAGGGATGTCAGTCTTGCTGTGGGATTTGCGTGATTTGTGAAAtaatctgcctgcctctgcaCCCTGTCTACCTCTTGAGCCCTGCTCTGTGGTATCTGAACTGTCTCTTGACCTTTTTCTATGGTTATCTGCACTATCCCTTTGGGATCCCTCTGCACTATCCCTTTGCTTTTTGATTGGCCTGGGACTGTCTTTGTGTGAAGTGTGACTGTTGCTGGTTTCAGGGGATGGGCTGCTCATTGGGCTTTTTTCACTTCCAGAGGTGACCTGGTTGCTATGCACAATTACGGAGGATGACATTGCTGTTCCATGAACTATGACAGAGGGTTTTGTATGGCCATATGTTATCACAGAAGGCATGCTTGTTTCTGTGCTTCTACCAGTCCTGGAAGTTTTGGTTTTGCTACTGCTAGACATTTTGAAGCTGCCACTGGCTCTCCCCTGCTCTGAATCTAGGGCCTCACTCTCTTGTTTTCTGACTTGGGGCCTGTCTGCTTGGGGGAGGGGTGTTAGTGCGGAGAGGTCCCCATGCTCAGCAGACGCAGAAACAGGGAAGCCATTAGGGAAATCATCTGGGTCAGGCTTTACACCCTGAGGGTGGGCCCCACTGATGATGCTTTGTAGgtcctcagggcccagagtacAGCCCAGGCCAGGTAGGGAGAGGGAAGGTGAATCAGTTGGTGGCAGTAGCAGGCCATTCTGCAAACTGTCACTGTAAGTTTTGTAGGGTCTCTTCTGGGAGCGCATGGGGAGAAGGCGATAGAGCTTGAGGGCGTTAGCTTTCTGCTTATAACCCCCATTAGCTGTCTTTTCACTGGAGATGAGGCTGGGGTTAATCCCATGAATGGTCTTCTGGTGGGTTTTGAGATTGTAGTAGGTGGCAAAGGCATCCCAGCAGAAGATGCACTGGTAGCGCCGCTCTCCTGTGTGCCATACCTCATGCTTTGTGCGGTACTCAGCCAGCGCAAAGACCTTGTCGCAGAAATGGCACGGGTATTTGCGGCGCCATGAGTGTACATTAGAGTGACGCTTCAAGCTGGATAGGGTCATGTAGGAACgttcacacacagagcagaagTAAATGACATTGCCATCTACCACCTTCACAAAATGGTGCTCATCACCCGCCAGTAGCTCTGCGGCTGCTGCATCATCACCTTGGATACGTGCCAGAAGGCTCCGTGCTTTCTTTCCTGGCCGCACCTTACTCATGTCTGATTGTCCCACTATCACTCCCCCCTCCACTCTCACCTCACCCTCCTCCAGTGGCTCCTCCTTTGGCTGCACAGTGAGAGAAGAAGGGCCAAGACTGTTGGATGGTAGGCCTGGCACCCTGCAGGAGGTCTCATGGGATTGCAGTCTCTTGCTGTGGATGAAGACTTTGCCACAATAGCGGCAACTGAGGGCGCGGCTGCCCCGATGCAGCCGCATGTGGACGGTCAGGGAGGAGGCCGAGCTGAAAAGCCGATGGCACACCCCACAAATCAGCTCAGGCTTCAGGCTGTCGGTAGGGGAATATGAGGATGAGTGAGGGGGTGCGGTAAGACCCTCAgatgggggaggaggaggtgggggtaGGGGGGGAGGGAGGTGTAGGGTGGGTGGGTGAAGACTTGGTCCATGAGGGTTTCCCACTTTCCCAGCCGGTCTTCctgttattttctctctcctctctgcatCCCCACCTCTCTGATAGGCTGAGGTGCCCAGACTGAAGAGGATCTGGGCGGTTTGAGAGGGTGAGGCTGTACCGTTGGTCACCCTGTGCCTCTCCTCCCATCCATCGCCACCATAACAGCCACCTGAAGACCCGCTTGAGGATCTTGGGGGCGACCTGTGAAACTGAGTCTCTGGATTGAGTTTGGAGCACTTCAGAGGAGGGGGAGATTTTATTTCCTTCCTACTAAGCGCATGAACAGTCAtgggagatgaggaggaggaaggtgaAGAGGACGGAGAGCTGTCATGCTTCGGGGGCTTAAAAGATCTGTGCTTTACGTCCATGGTAGCATCCAGTTTCCACAGCGACCCCTCGTCTGAGCTCTTGGAGGATGGCCACCGTCggtgaggggaaggggaggatgaggaagagCTACGACAGTGGTTTGGAGATGTTAGGGAGGCTGGGAGGGGGGCGGCGCTAAGTGGGAAGCTTAGGgtgatttttgcatttttaggTCCATCAGCCATGTCTTCCAGCCTGTCCTCCATCATGGCCTCTCCCCGGCCTCCATGCCTTTTTGCCTTCATTTCTAACTGCTCAGcttccccttcctcctccactcCAAGACAGCGGACTGGTTTGTGTAGCCCTTCAATCTTGCACAAGCCACAGAAATGAACAGGCAGGTGTAGCGGTGAGGAGGCCTGATCTGGGTGAAGGGTTTTCAAAGCCACTAATGACAATGGCGGGGAAGACAAAGGTGACAACCGTTGACTCTGGTGGCACGTAGCGTCCTTAATTGCACTGTGTGTGATGTTACAGAGGGGAGCCAGGTGTTGTTCACTTAGACGTGACTGGATAAGGCCCGTGTGGAGGGGGTCCCACACCTTCTCACCGGACACCATGACCAGCCCCCGAAATCTGAAAGAGAAatcagaaaatatatattaccATCATAAACATCCTAGGATAAATGTACCAAGCGTAAATTTACATTGTCATAAAGCAAAGAATAACCATTACACTCAAAGCTTTTGCAGTAGCAGTCATGATGCCTGTGAAACAATTTTTAGAGACggaaaagaaaactaaatgCTCCAGCAATCCTGAACTCCAACAACTTAGCCAGGAATGGTGagtaaaaggagagagagggtagAGGAACGGAATGAATCTGCGGCAGTGCTGGTTTAGATTTCAGCGTGCCACAACCAAGGCTTCAGAAAGCCATTCCAGATATCCATCTCTCTCGGCTGTGACACAACATTCCCTATGCCTAATTGGAAGGCGTTCAGATTTAATCAAGATTCCCTCAGAATAGAGTGTTGACTTAGATCCATGGCCCGAacgcacttaaaaaaaatagtcccATTCTCTTGCTATTTGAGCATGAGCCTTGTTAGCCATTCCTGGCAGTGGCTAGTGTTTACCGGGCATGACTCTAACCATTTATTTGTGAAGGCAAGGACGGGAGGGAAGGAAAAAGGGATagaggagaagggagggagatTGCATGCATGTGGACAGAGAAGGGGTGTTTTTCGCCCTCTGCATCCGGTACAATGTCAGCTAAGCTGTAGAAGATGAGTGACGGGCTATTCACAATTCCATTCTAATTCGACGGCCAAGGTGGTGGAAGCCATCCGGCTCCAAATGCTCCATACATAAGATAGCTGCAGATTCTCACATGATAGGCAATTTGCTGTTATtacttatttaaaatgtgtccaTTTATTTAGGTCTGCAGATTGGAAAGAAGAACGGAGACTGTATAAAGCCATAATGATGCAACGATAAGAAAATTCCCCAGTCATGCTTTTCT
This genomic stretch from Etheostoma spectabile isolate EspeVRDwgs_2016 unplaced genomic scaffold, UIUC_Espe_1.0 scaffold352, whole genome shotgun sequence harbors:
- the zbtb4 gene encoding uncharacterized protein zbtb4; its protein translation is MVSGEKVWDPLHTGLIQSRLSEQHLAPLCNITHSAIKDATCHQSQRLSPLSSPPLSLVALKTLHPDQASSPLHLPVHFCGLCKIEGLHKPVRCLGVEEEGEAEQLEMKAKRHGGRGEAMMEDRLEDMADGPKNAKITLSFPLSAAPLPASLTSPNHCRSSSSSSPSPHRRWPSSKSSDEGSLWKLDATMDVKHRSFKPPKHDSSPSSSPSSSSSPMTVHALSRKEIKSPPPLKCSKLNPETQFHRSPPRSSSGSSGGCYGGDGWEERHRVTNGTASPSQTAQILFSLGTSAYQRGGDAERREKITGRPAGKVGNPHGPSLHPPTLHLPPPLPPPPPPPSEGLTAPPHSSSYSPTDSLKPELICGVCHRLFSSASSLTVHMRLHRGSRALSCRYCGKVFIHSKRLQSHETSCRVPGLPSNSLGPSSLTVQPKEEPLEEGEVRVEGGVIVGQSDMSKVRPGKKARSLLARIQGDDAAAAELLAGDEHHFVKVVDGNVIYFCSVCERSYMTLSSLKRHSNVHSWRRKYPCHFCDKVFALAEYRTKHEVWHTGERRYQCIFCWDAFATYYNLKTHQKTIHGINPSLISSEKTANGGYKQKANALKLYRLLPMRSQKRPYKTYSDSLQNGLLLPPTDSPSLSLPGLGCTLGPEDLQSIISGAHPQGVKPDPDDFPNGFPVSASAEHGDLSALTPLPQADRPQVRKQESEALDSEQGRASGSFKMSSSSKTKTSRTGRSTETSMPSVITYGHTKPSVIVHGTAMSSSVIVHSNQVTSGSEKSPMSSPSPETSNSHTSHKDSPRPIKKQRDSAEGSQRDSADNHRKRSRDSSDTTEQGSRGRQGAEAGRLFHKSRKSHSKTDIPNSKQMSASVGSQVKEAGPLCQITVRIGEEAIVKRSISETDLRRDKSLTPPKTKRSETSSVREAKETRHSHSHHHHHKHRLHRRVSLEEEGEKEEGEKEDGDCEDEFKKKSSKPLDEVREYYFRREVRDQDSDHDTEDNLWRPYYSYKPKRKAQAHLQRVKSWQRKLKFKRSIRLKRRTERLKNQVNKETEKSQDEDEKIEEAEKLSKTDRDKGERKNKDYVSVPVEEKNKDTEEQGKEAYHEVFTPPLHSPKPPLSTSVPPMGIKRRPWTNGNAAECGTCGRWFSSPRKRDKHELSHLLEFVCLFCRATFPSRDKLEDHQRAQHPKPTEASCVPPKVALGEQVEGVRIKSVPEIAKYDEEKGGQLGLAGRNSSPSRLSRRALSRHTCPQCHKVCKTSSALTRHIRRHELSSSPEREKDVKEPKTTETVVNSVSRDLETEKDQAPNALSVSVISYSTPDPPNSGDCLASQQHEDHLSKLTDEHQMSESSYKPELTELAHSALEREPCPEIVDPPLESLGNLTPTKFTPAAPSTLQSVLVMNGPECLDYRTPSKKNLDSQIHRIPSPVHILASTNTSPNVPMMSQTRITTAAPPVSMTTVLRSEGGFMKRDGVIMDRQRQGGSGIFLHAGYEEPPRVQDIRVQSMSRSPSPNEAQDLTMSSILAREREIERQREKERELERQRERDRDKEIVKEREKEVERAHQMSRVEHAPHDQISLLVPKDEPLSPVPSPPHIPSQTTMNGSCSHRHTPKSPCRPPSTIGLLAQSNRQVHSSSQGLDRLTLPTGAAGGDRPSAHALLLPRAPQPPEPEHHNTVSSRDPQQGDATPLGYHAQNYPLPLIVPDSYRPGKKQEENLLMSTYPAGALPFGPLGKMMVPHGGDLAKLPFYPDPYHLLYGPQLLAYPYNLAALPVALNMMAPGGDKVEPLPFLPAIFNYAATAGPYMGTAPHPLVANPSLYNSSSGSSSKKQRDSSSSKP